Proteins from a genomic interval of Geovibrio ferrireducens:
- a CDS encoding nucleotidyltransferase substrate binding protein: MTIDIRWQQRFSNYTKALEQLTDAVNLSRTRELSKLEKQGLIQAFEYTHELAWKVLKDFLENRGKSDLYGSKDVTREAFRLGIIDNGEAWMSMISSRNLTSHTYNEKTTEEIVTFVLNSYFDQFLKLMDKLNSIKESENK; the protein is encoded by the coding sequence ATGACTATTGACATTCGGTGGCAGCAGCGTTTCTCAAATTATACCAAGGCACTGGAACAGCTTACAGATGCTGTGAACCTGAGCAGAACGAGGGAGCTTTCCAAGCTTGAAAAACAGGGTCTGATACAGGCTTTTGAATATACACACGAACTTGCGTGGAAGGTTTTAAAAGATTTTTTAGAGAACAGAGGCAAAAGCGACTTATATGGCTCTAAAGATGTAACAAGAGAAGCGTTCAGGCTTGGCATAATTGATAACGGCGAAGCATGGATGAGCATGATTTCAAGCCGGAATCTGACCTCACACACATACAACGAGAAAACAACAGAAGAGATAGTGACCTTTGTTCTGAACAGCTATTTTGATCAATTCCTCAAGCTGATGGATAAGCTGAACTCAATAAAAGAGAGCGAAAATAAATGA
- a CDS encoding nucleotidyltransferase domain-containing protein yields the protein MKYGLSEEAIQEIRDVFAGFPQILKAVLYGSRAKGNYKTGSDIDLALFGTELNLEILQKIEHKIDDLLLPYSVDLSIYKDISSEELKEHINRVGIIFYQA from the coding sequence ATGAAATACGGACTGAGCGAGGAAGCTATTCAGGAAATCCGGGATGTTTTCGCCGGGTTTCCCCAGATATTAAAAGCTGTGCTGTATGGTTCACGGGCAAAAGGGAACTACAAAACAGGCTCAGATATTGATCTCGCTCTCTTCGGCACAGAGCTGAATCTGGAGATCCTGCAAAAAATCGAACACAAAATCGACGATCTGCTCCTTCCTTATTCGGTTGATCTGTCGATATACAAGGATATTTCAAGCGAAGAGCTCAAAGAACATATAAACAGGGTCGGGATAATTTTTTACCAAGCCTGA